In one Streptomyces sp. NBC_00597 genomic region, the following are encoded:
- a CDS encoding DUF5937 family protein gives MAFHFRFGDGDLLRCRFSLSPRWETQEAVRTLLRPDRQAYHLPWLRRIRAAAAGLDLRPLWLLMPRAGHNPDFLSPPPAGPSVTFEEELARVRSAAADPDAVREDLRRALVCTRGAAESDLGRRMLADPARAVRELADLYEQAWDALIAPHWPRLRALLEADVLFHSRRLAAGGLEALFDGLHPDLRWSAGTLTIDRPTHHDRSLDGQGLLLMPSAFVWPEVVGGYDPPWQPTLVYPARGIGALWTAATQDATPRALARLLGRGRADVLCALDEPASTTELARRLALAPATVSAHLKVLHGAGLLISARHGHRILYERTPLAIALTTGGSPP, from the coding sequence ATGGCGTTCCATTTTCGGTTCGGGGACGGGGACCTGTTGCGTTGCCGGTTCTCGCTCTCGCCGCGCTGGGAGACGCAGGAGGCGGTGCGGACCCTGTTGCGGCCGGACCGGCAGGCGTACCACCTGCCCTGGTTGCGGCGGATCCGGGCGGCCGCGGCCGGGCTGGACCTACGGCCGCTGTGGCTGCTGATGCCGCGCGCCGGCCACAACCCGGACTTCCTGAGCCCGCCGCCGGCCGGCCCGTCCGTCACCTTCGAGGAGGAGCTGGCGCGGGTCCGGTCCGCGGCCGCCGATCCGGACGCGGTGCGGGAGGACCTGCGGCGCGCGCTCGTCTGCACCCGGGGCGCCGCCGAGAGCGACCTCGGGCGGCGGATGCTCGCGGATCCGGCCCGGGCGGTACGGGAGCTGGCCGATCTGTACGAGCAGGCGTGGGACGCGCTGATCGCCCCGCACTGGCCGCGACTGCGGGCCCTGCTGGAGGCGGACGTCCTGTTCCACTCGCGGCGGCTGGCCGCGGGCGGGCTGGAGGCGCTGTTCGACGGCCTCCACCCGGACCTGCGGTGGTCGGCCGGGACGCTCACCATCGACCGCCCGACCCACCACGACCGCTCCCTGGACGGGCAGGGCCTGCTCCTGATGCCGAGTGCGTTCGTCTGGCCGGAGGTGGTCGGCGGGTACGACCCGCCGTGGCAGCCGACGCTGGTCTACCCGGCGCGGGGCATCGGCGCACTGTGGACGGCGGCGACGCAGGACGCCACCCCGCGGGCGCTGGCTCGGCTGCTGGGCCGGGGCCGGGCGGACGTGCTGTGCGCGCTCGACGAGCCGGCCTCCACGACGGAGCTGGCCCGCCGGCTCGCTCTGGCGCCGGCCACGGTCTCGGCCCATCTGAAGGTCCTGCACGGGGCGGGCCTGCTGATCTCGGCCCGCCACGGCCACCGGATCCTGTACGAGCGCACCCCGCTCGCCATCGCCCTGACGACGGGCGGCTCGCCGCCGTAG
- a CDS encoding DUF3817 domain-containing protein, whose protein sequence is MKRSVLTRYRVMAYLTAVMLLILCTCMVFKYGFDTGADLTLAVSQVHGVLFMIYLVFAFDLGSKARWPFPKLLWVLVSGTIPLAAFFVERGVRAEIEPLVADAEAAATVDA, encoded by the coding sequence ATGAAACGAAGCGTGCTGACCCGCTACCGCGTCATGGCCTACCTGACCGCGGTCATGCTGTTGATCCTCTGCACCTGCATGGTTTTCAAGTACGGCTTCGACACCGGCGCCGATCTGACCCTGGCGGTCTCGCAGGTCCACGGCGTGCTGTTCATGATCTACCTGGTGTTCGCCTTCGACCTGGGCTCCAAGGCCAGGTGGCCGTTCCCGAAGCTGCTGTGGGTGCTGGTCTCCGGCACGATCCCGCTGGCCGCCTTCTTCGTCGAGCGCGGCGTGCGCGCCGAGATCGAGCCGCTCGTCGCCGACGCCGAGGCCGCGGCCACCGTCGACGCCTAG
- a CDS encoding MarR family winged helix-turn-helix transcriptional regulator yields MSKPLSLPFDPIARADELWQRRWGPVPSMAAITSIMRAQQILLGEVDAVVKPYGLTFARYEALVLLTFSKAGELPMSKIGERLMVHPTSVTNTVDRLVRSGLVAKRPNPNDGRGTLASITDKGREVVEAATKDLMAIDFGLRAYDAEECQEIFALLRPLRVAAADFEEQ; encoded by the coding sequence GTGTCCAAGCCGCTCAGCCTCCCCTTCGATCCCATCGCCCGCGCCGACGAGCTCTGGCAGCGCCGCTGGGGACCGGTGCCCTCGATGGCCGCCATCACCTCGATCATGCGTGCGCAGCAGATCCTGCTCGGCGAGGTCGACGCCGTGGTCAAGCCGTACGGGCTGACCTTCGCGCGGTACGAGGCGCTGGTCCTGCTCACCTTCTCCAAGGCCGGCGAGCTGCCGATGTCGAAGATCGGCGAGCGGCTGATGGTCCACCCGACGTCGGTGACGAACACGGTGGACCGGCTGGTGCGGTCCGGGCTCGTGGCCAAGCGGCCGAACCCGAACGACGGCCGCGGCACGCTCGCGTCCATCACGGACAAGGGCCGCGAGGTCGTCGAGGCGGCGACGAAGGACCTGATGGCGATCGACTTCGGGCTCCGCGCGTACGACGCCGAGGAGTGCCAGGAGATCTTCGCGCTGCTGCGCCCGCTGCGGGTGGCCGCGGCGGACTTCGAGGAGCAGTAG
- a CDS encoding MFS transporter: protein MSSARQAVPAPAAAPDGGYRSVFRVREFRPVFAAHLLSVLGIVVAEIALTVLVFRTTGSPLMSALTFALGFLPYALGGTLLAGIADRRPARRVLVGCDLVCAACAAAMVLPGTPVAGLLVLRCAMAFVAPLFQGTRNASLADILGPGDPFVLGRSLMRMVAQSAQLIGFGLGGLLLTVLAPRAAIALTAAGFLCSALLLRFGTAVRPARAAAARTSPLAGLRAVLGDRRLRALTLLFWLPSVFVIAPEALLAPYADGIGAGTAALGVMMCALPVGTIAGELWAGSVLAPRTRSRLVAPLAAAGMLPLLVYAARPPVAAVIAALVLAGLAHAYTLGLDQWYVDAVPEELRGRAMTLLSTGLMTFQGVGMALAGLAAEFVAVHVVVAGAAVLGTAVVLLLLAELRSAARRDGRPERDVRPKNETGPAVK from the coding sequence ATGTCCAGTGCCCGTCAGGCCGTGCCCGCCCCGGCCGCCGCCCCCGACGGCGGCTACCGATCCGTTTTCCGGGTGCGGGAGTTCCGGCCCGTTTTCGCCGCCCATCTGTTGTCCGTCCTCGGCATCGTCGTCGCCGAGATCGCCCTCACCGTCCTCGTCTTCCGCACCACCGGCTCGCCCCTGATGAGCGCGCTCACCTTCGCCCTCGGCTTCCTCCCGTACGCCCTCGGCGGCACCCTCCTCGCCGGGATCGCCGACCGTCGGCCCGCCCGCCGGGTCCTCGTCGGCTGCGACCTCGTCTGCGCCGCCTGCGCAGCGGCCATGGTCCTGCCGGGCACCCCCGTCGCCGGACTCCTCGTCCTGCGCTGCGCCATGGCCTTCGTCGCCCCGCTGTTCCAGGGCACCCGCAACGCCTCCCTCGCCGACATCCTCGGCCCCGGCGACCCCTTCGTCCTCGGCCGCTCCCTGATGCGCATGGTGGCCCAGAGCGCCCAGCTCATCGGCTTCGGCCTCGGCGGCCTCCTGCTGACCGTCCTCGCCCCGCGCGCGGCCATCGCCCTGACCGCCGCCGGGTTCCTCTGTTCGGCCCTGCTGCTGCGCTTCGGCACGGCCGTCCGGCCCGCGCGGGCCGCCGCCGCCCGCACCTCCCCGCTCGCCGGACTGCGCGCCGTCCTCGGCGACCGCCGCCTGCGCGCACTGACCCTGCTGTTCTGGCTGCCATCCGTCTTCGTGATCGCCCCCGAGGCGCTGCTCGCCCCGTACGCCGACGGCATCGGCGCCGGCACCGCCGCCCTGGGGGTGATGATGTGCGCCCTGCCCGTCGGCACCATCGCGGGTGAACTATGGGCCGGCTCGGTGCTCGCCCCCCGTACCCGGTCGCGGCTCGTGGCCCCGCTCGCGGCCGCCGGGATGCTGCCGCTGCTCGTGTACGCGGCCCGGCCCCCAGTGGCAGCCGTCATCGCCGCCCTGGTGCTCGCCGGTCTGGCGCACGCCTACACCCTCGGCCTCGACCAGTGGTACGTCGATGCCGTCCCCGAGGAGCTGCGCGGCCGGGCGATGACCCTGCTGAGCACCGGTCTGATGACCTTCCAGGGCGTCGGCATGGCCCTGGCCGGGCTCGCCGCCGAGTTCGTGGCGGTGCACGTGGTCGTCGCGGGCGCCGCGGTGCTCGGTACGGCGGTGGTGTTGCTCCTCCTCGCCGAACTGAGGTCCGCCGCCCGGCGGGACGGCCGACCGGAGCGGGACGTCCGACCGAAGAATGAGACGGGCCCCGCGGTCAAATGA